In the genome of Streptomyces sp. NBC_00190, one region contains:
- a CDS encoding NAD-dependent epimerase/dehydratase family protein yields the protein MRVVVTGATGNAGTSVVRALAADRTVTDVLGIARRLPDLRIPGVRWAAADVDPGHEGLTELFAGADAVVHLAWKFQPTHDPVVTWRTNVLGSIRVFEACARAGVRVLVHASSVGAYSPGPADGRPVDESWPTHGWPGAAYTREKAYLERYLDGFQLAHPDIRLVRMRPAFLFKEESASEQRRIFAGPLLPWRLIRPGLLPALPAVSGLRFQALHTDDAAEAYRAAVVRPVHGPFNLVADPVLDTAAIAAILHTRTVPLPAGAARAALAAAWRMHLVPAAPGLLDAVLRLPLLDAGRAREELDWAPSATATHAVGEFFEGLHRGAGADTPPLAPAAAGAGAGREAAPPGR from the coding sequence ATGAGGGTCGTCGTCACCGGAGCCACCGGCAATGCGGGCACCAGTGTGGTGCGGGCCCTGGCCGCCGACCGCACGGTCACCGACGTGCTCGGCATCGCCCGCCGGCTGCCGGACCTCCGCATCCCGGGCGTGCGCTGGGCCGCGGCGGACGTCGACCCCGGCCACGAAGGGCTGACCGAGCTCTTCGCGGGCGCGGACGCCGTCGTCCACCTCGCCTGGAAGTTCCAGCCCACGCACGACCCCGTCGTCACCTGGCGGACCAACGTGCTGGGAAGCATCAGGGTCTTCGAGGCCTGCGCCCGGGCCGGGGTGCGGGTCCTGGTGCATGCCTCGTCGGTCGGCGCGTACTCACCGGGCCCCGCCGACGGGCGCCCCGTCGACGAGTCCTGGCCCACCCACGGCTGGCCGGGCGCCGCATACACCCGCGAGAAGGCCTACCTGGAGCGCTACCTCGACGGCTTCCAGCTCGCCCACCCCGACATCCGGCTGGTGCGGATGCGACCGGCGTTCCTCTTCAAGGAGGAGTCGGCGAGCGAACAGCGCCGGATCTTCGCCGGCCCGCTCCTGCCGTGGCGCCTGATCCGGCCGGGGCTGCTGCCCGCGCTCCCCGCCGTGTCCGGCCTGCGTTTCCAGGCCCTGCACACCGACGACGCCGCCGAGGCCTACCGGGCAGCCGTCGTACGTCCGGTCCACGGCCCGTTCAACCTGGTGGCCGACCCCGTGCTGGACACCGCCGCCATCGCAGCCATCCTGCACACCCGTACGGTGCCGCTCCCCGCGGGCGCCGCCCGCGCCGCACTCGCCGCGGCCTGGCGCATGCACCTCGTACCCGCCGCCCCCGGACTCCTCGACGCCGTGCTGCGACTGCCCCTGCTCGACGCCGGGCGCGCCCGCGAGGAGCTGGACTGGGCACCGTCGGCCACAGCCACCCACGCCGTCGGCGAGTTCTTCGAAGGCCTCCACAGGGGAGCCGGCGCCGACACCCCGCCCCTGGCCCCCGCGGCAGCGGGAGCGGGCGCCGGCCGGGAAGCCGCCCCTCCGGGGAGGTGA